A region of Papaver somniferum cultivar HN1 unplaced genomic scaffold, ASM357369v1 unplaced-scaffold_73, whole genome shotgun sequence DNA encodes the following proteins:
- the LOC113344095 gene encoding uncharacterized protein LOC113344095, with the protein MAIKQSSRASSSLAGWVLLAVIIVYIEGGAVRVVNGYCMQSEGDEILAIFVAPCQYWESCFIADQGPSGAGCTVENCKSENPDFWYTYLSDKGVQNTAYITMMVDSGNAFDHCVCCGAQ; encoded by the exons ATGGCAATTAAGCAGTCTTCTCGGGCTTCATCATCACTAGCTGGTTGGGTATTGCTGGCTGTGATTATTGTCTATATCGA AGGAGGAGCAGTTCGTGTCGTGAATGGTTATTGTATGCAGAGTGAAGGTGACGAAATTCTTGCCATCTTCGTAGCCCCCTGCCAATACTGGGAGAGCTGCTTTATTGCTGATCAAGGTCCTAGCGGTGCTGGCTGTACTGTAGAAAATTGTAAAAGTGAAAATCCAGATTTTTGGTATACGTATTTATCAGATAAAGGAGTTCAAAACACGGCTTACATAACTATGATGGTTGACAGCGGCAATGCTTTTGATCATTGCGTCTGTTGTGGTGCGCAGTAA
- the LOC113344113 gene encoding arabinosyltransferase XEG113-like, producing the protein MNIMMGNGDESSSSTSNAKKPLFLTIYATLVIGFLLSSFYVFSALYSSGGANTPTLFTSTPPSASAATTIATSISDANVTRTAAPRSSNGGGHTNIWTKPIWEVPAPGSKMPPHHTFQLSKELVESRVKDNVILVTFGNYAFEDFVLNWVRHLTDFGVTNLLVGAMDIKLLESLYWQGVPVFDMGSNMSTIDVGWGTPTFHKMGREKVILIDAMLPFGYEILMCDTDMVWLKNPLPYMARFPEADILTSTDQVVPTVVDDSLEAWRDVSGAYNIGIFHWRSTATTIKLAREWKDMLLADDKIWDQNGFNELVHKQLGPPVDEESGLVFAYDGKLKLGMLPASIFCSGHTYFVQAIYQQLRLEPYAVHTTFQYAGTEGKRHRLREGMVFYDKPEYYDSPGGFLSFKPSIPKSLLLGGEHSIESHFVLVNYQMRQIRTALAIASLLNRTLVMPPLWCRVDRMWFPHPGIMPGTLTRQPFLCPLDHVFEVNIMLKEQSEEVFGPKIDIREYSFLDNPLVPKQVKESWLDVQLCQEGSANCHAVTNTSRPGTLRFPKNSNEETFIRVFSSFKDVKVLQFSSMQDAFSGFSDKAREDKFRNRVKRYTSIWCCVENKQPGHIYYDMYWDEKPGWKPLPPATPADDHPPF; encoded by the exons ATGAACATAATGATGGGTAATGGagatgaatcatcatcatcaacatcaaatGCAAAGAAACCATTGTTTCTAACGATCTATGCTACACTTGTTATTGGGTTTCTTCTTTCATCCTTTTATGTCTTCTCTGCGCTTTACTCTTCTGGTGGTGCCAACACCCCCACCCTCTTTACTTCTACACCACCTTCTGCCTCTGCCGCCACCACCATCGCCACTTCAATCTCAG ATGCAAATGTTACTAGGACGGCGGCTCCGCGTTCTTCCAATGGTGGTGGACATACGAACATCTGGACTAAGCCTATATGGGAAGTACCAGCACCAGGTAGCAAGATGCCACCACATCACACATTTCAACTGAGCAAAGAGCTAGTTGAGAGTAGAGTGAAAGATAATGTCATTCTCGTAACATTCGGTAACTACGCGTTTGAAGATTTTGTGCTGAATTGGGTTAGACACTTGACGGATTTCGGAGTTACTAATCTTCTTGTTGGTGCAATGGATATCAAACTGTTGGAGTCATTGTATTGGCAAGGTGTACCAGTGTTTGATATGGGTAGTAATATGAGTACGATCGATGTTGGTTGGGGTACACCGACGTTTCACAAAATGGGGAGAGAAAAAGTTATTCTCATCGATGCTATGTTGCCGTTTGGGTATGAGATATTAATGTGTGACACAGATATGGTTTGGCTAAAG AATCCGCTGCCGTACATGGCTCGTTTTCCCGAGGCAGATATCTTAACTTCAACTGATCAAGTAGTTCCAACAGTTGTTGATGACAGTTTGGAAGCTTGGCGAGATG TGAGTGGTGCCTACAATATTGGAATATTTCATTGGCGGTCAACAGCGACTACAATCAAGTTAGCAAGAGAATGGAAAGACATGCTTCTAGCTGATGATAAGATATGGGACCAGAATGGCTTCAACGAGCTTGTCCATAAACAGTTGGGACCACCGGTTGATGAGGAAAGTGGTCTTGTGTTTGCCTATGATGGGAAACTGAAGTTGGGAATGCTGCCCGCAAGTATATTTTGCAGTGGGCATACTTACTTCGTCCAG GCCATATATCAGCAGCTGAGATTAGAACCATATGCCGTGCATACTACCTTCCAGTATGCAGGTACTGAAGGAAAGCGTCATCGATTGCGGGAAGGCATGGTTTTCTACGACAAGCCTGAATACTACGATTCACCAG GAGGTTTCTTGTCATTTAAACCATCAATTCCAAAGAGCCTTTTGCTAGGTGGGGAACATAGTATTGAGTCGCACTTTGTTCTTGTTAATTACCAA ATGAGGCAAATAAGGACGGCTCTTGCTATTGCGTCACTGTTGAACCGTACCCTT GTGATGCCTCCACTTTGGTGCCGTGTGGACAGAATGTGGTTTCCACATCCAGGAATTATGCCTGGGACATTGACAAGGCAACCTTTTCTCTGCCCTCTGGATCATGTATTTGAG GTTAATATTATGTTGAAAGAACAATCAGAGGAAGTTTTTGGTCCGAAAATCGACATCAGAGAGTATTCTTTCTTGGATAACCCATTGGTTCCGAAACAG GTAAAGGAGTCGTGGCTTGATGTTCAACTCTGTCAAGAGGGATCTGCAAATTGTCATGCAGTCACCAACACAAGTAGACCAGGAACTCTCAGATTTCCTAAGAATAGCAACGAAGAAACG TTCATTAGGGTGTTCTCCTCATTTAAGGATGTGAAAGTGTTACAGTTCTCTTCAATGCAAGATGCCTTCAGCGGTTTCTCTGACAAG GCAAGGGAAGACAAGTTCAGGAACCGAGTGAAGAGATACACAAGCATATGGTGTTGTGTGGAGAACAAACAACCAGGCCATATATACTATGACATGTACTGGGATGAGAAACCCGGTTGGAAACCTCTCCCACCAGCAACCCCAGCAGATGACCATCCACCTTTCTAA